Genomic window (Sulfurovum sp. NBC37-1):
TGTAATCCCAACTACCGAAATTCAAAGCTGCATCACCATGAAGCTCTTTGGTAGGCTTGAGCGTTTCTACATCCACGTTTGCGCTCAATGCACCAAAACTCTCTACATCAAAAGGACCGTCATCTATAGCGATATAGTCAATGTTGTTTGCCAGGACATGTGAAATAGGAGGGTCCATCCTGTTCGGACAGGCACCGTAGATCTTTGCGCCATCTATTGTAACATTGATATTGTCCTTCTTCTGTCCACGGACAATAATATCGTTTGCGATCCCACTTCTTCGTACCAACGTCACAGAGGATGACTGCTTCATCAAAGCTTCGGCCACATCGGCTGACCTGATATCCTCCCCATGTACATCTTTGACCACTTCCGTATCGACCTTTGCTTCCACGTCGATCGTGCCAAGCTCTACTTCTGCTGCATACAGCGACATGGCACACACCAAAGAGAGATAGATTCCCTTTTTCATCGTAACTCCTCCAAAATTGTTTTGGGTATTGTGGCATGCTTCTGTTAATTATGTGTTAATTTTATCTTTTTTATAAGGAAAGTAATGAAATTTGCTATCTTAGCTGATACCGAAGCGTCAAATTGACCGTTTTGGGAAGAGAAAAGGGAACATTTTTCGTAGAGATGGGAAATGCCTTTTTCACCGCCTTGCGTGCCGAGCTGTGAAAGACTTTGGGACCGCTGACCAAAATGTTCCCTACATGACCGTTGGGAAGTATGGTAAAATGCACTTTAACCGACCCCTGCATGCCTCTGCGTTTGGCAATACGCGGGTAACTTTTGTTCCGGTTGATCCGTTGTCTCACCGTAGCCAGAAAACGGTTTTTCTCTGAGGCACTGGCATGTCCGCTTCCCCGGCGTTTTACTCCTACCCTGCTGCTTTGTGCCGTACGTGTTCTGATCTTTTTTTTCTTGACTTTTTTCTTCTTTTTGATCTCTTTCTTTTTTGGCTTTGGCTTTTTTACTTCAGGTACAGGAAGTACTTTGGGTTTGACAGGTTCCGGGATGACCTTTTCAACCACCGGCTCCTCTTTAACAATCGGTTCAGGCTCTGGTTCGGGTTCAGGCTCCGGTTCTTCTTCTACAACCGATTCTTCTTCCACCTCCTGGGTTTCGGGAACCACTTCGGGAACGAATTCGCTCAGGCAGAGCTGGATGGCACTGTCCTGCGCTGCCTGATCTGCAATAATATAGGTACGTATCAGGTAGAAGTACCCCCCGAAAAGCAGGGCGTAGAGAAGTGTGGTAATGATGAAGGATACCAGATTGCGATGTTTGACCACTACTTCCCTTTTGTATAAAAATGTTGAAGTGTATCAAAGATATATTAAATATGTGTTAATCTGAATCAATAGCAAAAAAACCTATGCCAGATAGATCACCTCTTCAGGCTCCACGATATGTGCTTTGGCATGCAGTTCATTCTCAAGTACAGAGCGCAGGATCACCTCTTTGTCCTCTTCTCCATGCACAAGATAAATACGCTTAAGATCTTCGATCTGCGATATCCATTTGACAATGCCTTTCTGGTCCGCATGGGCGGAGAATCCGTTAATGGTATGAATACTCGCCTTGATGAGGATATCTTCATTGTAGATCTTCACCCATCGTGCTCCGTCAACGATATGTCTTCCCAAAGTACCGACGGCCTGATAGCCGACAAAAATAACGGCATTCTTCTTGTTCCATAAACGGTTTTTGAAATGATGCAGTATTCTGCCGCCGTTGCACATACCGCTGCCCGCGATGATGATCGCACGGGTATCCATGTCGTTGATGGCTTTGGAAGCTTCTACATCAAGGGTATAGACAAGGTTCTCAAAATCGAAGATCGTTCCATCTTCTTTCTTGATCTCCTGACACTCGGAACTCAACAGTTCGGAATAGTTCCTGTACACTTCCGTTGCACGGGTCGCCATAGGGCTGTCGACAAATATTTTGCACTGCGGCAACTCTTTTCTCCTGTGCATCTGCTTCAGGATGCAGAGAAGTTCCTGTGTCCGTTCCACGGCGAATGAGGGGATGATGACATTTCCCCAGTCTTTCATGGTCTTGATGATCACGCTTTTGAATTCCGTAACAGTATCTTCTACACCTTGGTGGTCACGGTCGCCGTAGGTGGACTCTACATACAGATAGTCGGCATGAGTACACGGAGCAAGGTCTTTCATGACGATCTCGGTATCGTTGCCTATATCTCCGGAGAAGACTATTGTATGGTCCACGCCGTTCTCTTTATAACGTATTTCAATGAAAGCGGCCCCGAGAATATGGCCGGCATCCCGGTAGGTGATCTCTATACCATCCTCCAGAGTGAAAGACTTGTCATATTCCGGATAGTGCCAGCCAAACTCGAACACATCTTCCACATCTGCTTCTGCGTATAAGGGTTCCATGACACCCTCTTCTTTTCCCTGCCGCTGGGCCTTTTTGTATTTGGTGTTAAAATCTTCCTTCATGATCTTGGCACTGTCAAGCAGAATGATCTCGGCAAGGTCATGTGTCGCGTGGGTCGCATAGATCTTTCCGGTAAATCCCTCCTTTACCAACTTCGGTATGCGCCCAACATGGTCCAGATGGGCATGGGTGACCAACAGATAGTCCACTTCGGAAGGATTAAAATCAAAAGGACCGTAGTTACGCTCCTCTTCCTGCCCCTGGAACATCCCGCAATCCACAAGAATTTGAGGACCTCCGTCTATCGTAAACAGGTGACAGGAGCCGGTCACCACTTCCGCTGCACCGTAGGAGACGACTGTAGCCATGAAGGTTCCTTTCAATTAGATTAGATTCTCATTCTACTCTTTCTTATTTTACACTATGCTTTTATGGCACGACTTGGCTTTGGCATATATTTATCCAAATCAGTGGTATAATAAAACATTTCAGAAACAAGGCTAAATAATGAGCAGTGAGATAGTAGGGCAATTTTTATTGTTGTTGGCACTGCTTTTCGGACTGACCTATATTTTGGCCGGTTTTATGGAACGTTTGCGGATCCCGGGTATATTGGCTGCACTTTTTGTCGCCATGGGTGCACACTATACCCCGATCGGTGATTTGCTTTCCCATGGTATCTTCAATGAGATCTTTACCCTGCTTGCCGAACTGGGCGTACTTTTTTTGCTTTTCTTTATCGGTCTGCAGATCGATATGCAGGAGATGCGTTCGCAAAGTAAAAACATCATAATAGCCACGGTATTGAACACCATCATCCCTTTTGGACTGGGTATAGCAGTGATGCGCTACCTGGGGTATGACTGGATGGTATCTTTTGTGGTGGGATTGACCCGTATGCCCACAGCCGAAGCGGTGATAGTACCCATACTGGATGAATTCAATCTTATCAGAACCAAGGTTGGCAACTATATTGTAGGTGCGGGTGTCCTTGATGATGTGATAGAAGTCTTCCTTATCGCTTTTGTTTCTCTGTGGATTGGCGATAAAAGCGGGTTGGTCCCAAATGATTCCACTGCGATAATCGACCTTGTACTCAATATTATCATCTTTATTGCTGCTGCCTGGGTGGTACACAAATGGATCCT
Coding sequences:
- a CDS encoding energy transducer TonB, encoding MVKHRNLVSFIITTLLYALLFGGYFYLIRTYIIADQAAQDSAIQLCLSEFVPEVVPETQEVEEESVVEEEPEPEPEPEPEPIVKEEPVVEKVIPEPVKPKVLPVPEVKKPKPKKKEIKKKKKVKKKKIRTRTAQSSRVGVKRRGSGHASASEKNRFLATVRQRINRNKSYPRIAKRRGMQGSVKVHFTILPNGHVGNILVSGPKVFHSSARKAVKKAFPISTKNVPFSLPKTVNLTLRYQLR
- a CDS encoding MBL fold metallo-hydrolase RNA specificity domain-containing protein, whose translation is MATVVSYGAAEVVTGSCHLFTIDGGPQILVDCGMFQGQEEERNYGPFDFNPSEVDYLLVTHAHLDHVGRIPKLVKEGFTGKIYATHATHDLAEIILLDSAKIMKEDFNTKYKKAQRQGKEEGVMEPLYAEADVEDVFEFGWHYPEYDKSFTLEDGIEITYRDAGHILGAAFIEIRYKENGVDHTIVFSGDIGNDTEIVMKDLAPCTHADYLYVESTYGDRDHQGVEDTVTEFKSVIIKTMKDWGNVIIPSFAVERTQELLCILKQMHRRKELPQCKIFVDSPMATRATEVYRNYSELLSSECQEIKKEDGTIFDFENLVYTLDVEASKAINDMDTRAIIIAGSGMCNGGRILHHFKNRLWNKKNAVIFVGYQAVGTLGRHIVDGARWVKIYNEDILIKASIHTINGFSAHADQKGIVKWISQIEDLKRIYLVHGEEDKEVILRSVLENELHAKAHIVEPEEVIYLA